In Bubalus bubalis isolate 160015118507 breed Murrah chromosome 3, NDDB_SH_1, whole genome shotgun sequence, a genomic segment contains:
- the FHIP2B gene encoding FHF complex subunit HOOK interacting protein 2B isoform X2 produces the protein MLSRLGALLQEAVGAREPSIDLLEAFVEHWKGITNYYIESTDENTPAKKTDIPWRLKQMLDILVYEEKQQAAAGETGPCLEYLLQHKILETLCTLGKAEYPPGMRQQVLQFFSKVLAQVQHPLLHYLNVHRPVQKLLRLGGTVPGSLTEKEEVQFTTVLCSKIQQDPALLTYILEGKKTIGRKASREATAPLREAASVRDKDRPHIKAPDKGTCGAWASSAQLPAETEEPDGAIGESSLITTLIGLCKSKKGRVALKARENLLLLVSVASQAAAAYLVQSSPCCPAIVEYLCQLYQSLPSSLDPADIAALEGISWRLPSAPSDEASFPGKEALAAFLGWFDYCDHLITEAHTVVSDALAKAVAEKLFVEILQPQLLHVSEQSVLMSTALLTVMLRQLRSPALLREAVAFLLGMDQQPAAPEDSPRTLCAHLIRHCDHLSDEISIATLRLFEELLQKPHEHIVRSLILCHLEGRSYVARGSPEPESYEDTLDLEEDPYFTDSFLDSGFQPSVKPPPAPATNPDGKTAVTEIVNSFLCLVPEEAKTSAFLEETGYDTYVHDAYGLFQECSSRVTPWGWPLAPPPLDPHEPERPFFEGPFLQMLFDRMSRILEQPYSLNLQVTSVLSRLALFPHPLIHEYLLDPYTNLAPGCRSLFSVLVRVIGDLMQRIQRVPQFPGKLLLVRRQLMGQVPGEQLDHQTFLQGVVVLEEFCKELAAIAFVKFPPHGPHLHPSKPPEGHV, from the exons ATGCTGAGCCGGCTCGGGGCGCTGCTGCAGGAAGCCGTGGGGGCG CGGGAGCCCAGCATTGACCTGCTGGAGGCCTTCGTGGAACACTGGAAGGGCATCACGAACTACTACATCGAAAGCACAG ATGAAAACACCCCCGCCAAGAAAACAGATATTCCCTGGCGGCTGAAGCAGATGCTGGATATCCTGGTGTACGAGGAGAAGCAGCAGGCAGCGGCTGGCGAGACGGGGCCCTGCCTGGAGTACCTGCTGCAGCACAAGATCCTGGAGACCCTGTGCACACTGGGCAAGGCCGAG TACCCACCTGGCATGCGGCAGCAGGTGCTCCAGTTCTTCAGCAAGGTTCTGGCCCAAGTGCAACACCCGCTCCTGCATTACCTCAACGTCCACAGACCCGTGCAG AAACTTCTCCGACTTGGTGGGACAGTTCCTGGATCCCTCACAGAAAAGGAGGAGGTGCAGTTCACCACTGTCCTCTGCTCCAAGATCCAGCAGGACCCAGCGCTGCTCACCTACATCCTAGAA GGTAAAAAGACTATTGGTAGGAAGGCATCCAGAGAAGCCACCGCCCCTCTGAGAGAGGCAGCCAGTGTCAGGGACAAGGACCGCCCGCACATCAAGGCTCCCGACAAGGGTACCTGCGGGGCCTGGGCCTCAAGCGCCCAGCTGCCTGCTGAGACCGAGGAGCCAGATGGAGCGATTGGGGAGAGCAGCCTCATTACCACCCTGATTGGCTTGTGCAAGAGCAAG AAAGGTCGGGTGGCCCTGAAGGCCCGGGAGAACCTGCTGCTCCTGGTAAGCGTGGCGTCCCAGGCGGCCGCTGCCTACCTGGTACAGAGCAGCCCTTGTTGTCCTGCCATCGTCGAGTACCTCTGCCAGCTGTACCAGTCTCTACCCAGCTCCCTGGACCCTGCAGACATTGCTGCTTTAGAGGGCATCAGCTGGAG GTTACCTAGCGCCCCGTCTGATGAGGCTTCCTTCCCCGGCAAGGAGGCCTTGGCTGCGTTTTTGGGCTGGTTTGACTACTGTGACCACCTCATCACAGAGGCACACACG GTGGTTTCGGATGCCTTGGCAAAGGCTGTGGCTGAGAAGTTATTTGTGGAAATTCTGCAGCCCCAGCTCCTACACGT GTCCGAACAGAGTGTCCTGATGTCCACTGCCCTGCTCACAGTCATGCTGCGCCAGCTCCGCTCCCCGGCGCTGCTGCGGGAGGCTGTGGCCTTCCTCCTGGGCATGGACCAGCAGCCTGCAGCCCCTGAGGACAGCCCCCGCACCCTGTGCGCCCACCTCATCAGGCACTGTGACCACCTCTCTGATGAG ATCAGCATCGCCACACTGCGGCTGTTTGAGGAGCTACTGCAGAAGCCCCATGAGCACATTGTCCGGAGCCTGATCCTGTGCCACCTGGAGGGCCGTTCTTACGTGGCCCGTGGCTCGCCTGAGCCCGAGAGCTATGAGGACACCCT AGATCTAGAGGAAGATCCCTACTTCACTGACAGCTTCCTCGACTCTGGCTTTCAGCCCTCCGTGAAGCCTCCCCCGGCCCCTGCCACCAACCCCGATGGCAAGACAGCGGTGACTGAGATTGTCAACAG TTTCCTCTGCCTCGTTCCTGAGGAAGCCAAGACATCGGCCTTCCTGGAGGAGACGGGATATGACACTTACGTCCACGATGCTTATGGACTG TTCCAGGAATGCAGCTCCCGAGTGACACCCTGGGGCTGGCCactggctcccccacccctggaccCCCATGAACCTGAACGGCCTTTCTTTGAGGGTCCCTTCCTCCAAATGCTGTTTGACCGCATGTCCCGGATTTTAGAACAG CCATACAGCCTGAACCTGCAGGTGACCTCAGTCCTGTCCCGGCTCgccctcttcccccacccccttatCCATGAGTACCTCCTGGATCCCTACACCAACTTGGCCCCTGGCTGCCGAAGCCTGTTCTCTGTGCTCGTCAGG GTGATCGGGGACTTGATGCAGAGAATTCAGAGGGTGCCCCAGTTCCCAGGCAAACTGCTCCTGGTGCGCAGGCAGCTGATGGGCCAAGTCCCTGGGGAGCA GCTGGACCACCAGACCTTCCTCCAGGGCGTGGTCGTCCTGGAGGAATTCTGCAAGGAGCTGGCTGCCATTGCTTTCGTCAAGTTCCCCCCACACGGTCCTCACCTGCACCCCTCCAAACCTCCGGAAGGGCATGTCTGA
- the FHIP2B gene encoding FHF complex subunit HOOK interacting protein 2B isoform X3 gives MLSRLGALLQEAVGAREPSIDLLEAFVEHWKGITNYYIESTDENTPAKKTDIPWRLKQMLDILVYEEKQQAAAGETGPCLEYLLQHKILETLCTLGKAEYPPGMRQQVLQFFSKVLAQVQHPLLHYLNVHRPVQKLLRLGGTVPGSLTEKEEVQFTTVLCSKIQQDPALLTYILEGKKTIGRKASREATAPLREAASVRDKDRPHIKAPDKGTCGAWASSAQLPAETEEPDGAIGESSLITTLIGLCKSKKGRVALKARENLLLLVSVASQAAAAYLVQSSPCCPAIVEYLCQLYQSLPSSLDPADIAALEGISWRLPSAPSDEASFPGKEALAAFLGWFDYCDHLITEAHTVVSDALAKAVAEKLFVEILQPQLLHVSEQSVLMSTALLTVMLRQLRSPALLREAVAFLLGMDQQPAAPEDSPRTLCAHLIRHCDHLSDEISIATLRLFEELLQKPHEHIVRSLILCHLEGRSYVARGSPEPESYEDTLDLEEDPYFTDSFLDSGFQPSVKPPPAPATNPDGKTAVTEIVNRVLSLSFLCLVPEEAKTSAFLEETGYDTYVHDAYGLFQECSSRVTPWGWPLAPPPLDPHEPERPFFEGPFLQMLFDRMSRILEQVIGDLMQRIQRVPQFPGKLLLVRRQLMGQVPGEQLDHQTFLQGVVVLEEFCKELAAIAFVKFPPHGPHLHPSKPPEGHV, from the exons ATGCTGAGCCGGCTCGGGGCGCTGCTGCAGGAAGCCGTGGGGGCG CGGGAGCCCAGCATTGACCTGCTGGAGGCCTTCGTGGAACACTGGAAGGGCATCACGAACTACTACATCGAAAGCACAG ATGAAAACACCCCCGCCAAGAAAACAGATATTCCCTGGCGGCTGAAGCAGATGCTGGATATCCTGGTGTACGAGGAGAAGCAGCAGGCAGCGGCTGGCGAGACGGGGCCCTGCCTGGAGTACCTGCTGCAGCACAAGATCCTGGAGACCCTGTGCACACTGGGCAAGGCCGAG TACCCACCTGGCATGCGGCAGCAGGTGCTCCAGTTCTTCAGCAAGGTTCTGGCCCAAGTGCAACACCCGCTCCTGCATTACCTCAACGTCCACAGACCCGTGCAG AAACTTCTCCGACTTGGTGGGACAGTTCCTGGATCCCTCACAGAAAAGGAGGAGGTGCAGTTCACCACTGTCCTCTGCTCCAAGATCCAGCAGGACCCAGCGCTGCTCACCTACATCCTAGAA GGTAAAAAGACTATTGGTAGGAAGGCATCCAGAGAAGCCACCGCCCCTCTGAGAGAGGCAGCCAGTGTCAGGGACAAGGACCGCCCGCACATCAAGGCTCCCGACAAGGGTACCTGCGGGGCCTGGGCCTCAAGCGCCCAGCTGCCTGCTGAGACCGAGGAGCCAGATGGAGCGATTGGGGAGAGCAGCCTCATTACCACCCTGATTGGCTTGTGCAAGAGCAAG AAAGGTCGGGTGGCCCTGAAGGCCCGGGAGAACCTGCTGCTCCTGGTAAGCGTGGCGTCCCAGGCGGCCGCTGCCTACCTGGTACAGAGCAGCCCTTGTTGTCCTGCCATCGTCGAGTACCTCTGCCAGCTGTACCAGTCTCTACCCAGCTCCCTGGACCCTGCAGACATTGCTGCTTTAGAGGGCATCAGCTGGAG GTTACCTAGCGCCCCGTCTGATGAGGCTTCCTTCCCCGGCAAGGAGGCCTTGGCTGCGTTTTTGGGCTGGTTTGACTACTGTGACCACCTCATCACAGAGGCACACACG GTGGTTTCGGATGCCTTGGCAAAGGCTGTGGCTGAGAAGTTATTTGTGGAAATTCTGCAGCCCCAGCTCCTACACGT GTCCGAACAGAGTGTCCTGATGTCCACTGCCCTGCTCACAGTCATGCTGCGCCAGCTCCGCTCCCCGGCGCTGCTGCGGGAGGCTGTGGCCTTCCTCCTGGGCATGGACCAGCAGCCTGCAGCCCCTGAGGACAGCCCCCGCACCCTGTGCGCCCACCTCATCAGGCACTGTGACCACCTCTCTGATGAG ATCAGCATCGCCACACTGCGGCTGTTTGAGGAGCTACTGCAGAAGCCCCATGAGCACATTGTCCGGAGCCTGATCCTGTGCCACCTGGAGGGCCGTTCTTACGTGGCCCGTGGCTCGCCTGAGCCCGAGAGCTATGAGGACACCCT AGATCTAGAGGAAGATCCCTACTTCACTGACAGCTTCCTCGACTCTGGCTTTCAGCCCTCCGTGAAGCCTCCCCCGGCCCCTGCCACCAACCCCGATGGCAAGACAGCGGTGACTGAGATTGTCAACAG GGTCCTGTCTCTCAGTTTCCTCTGCCTCGTTCCTGAGGAAGCCAAGACATCGGCCTTCCTGGAGGAGACGGGATATGACACTTACGTCCACGATGCTTATGGACTG TTCCAGGAATGCAGCTCCCGAGTGACACCCTGGGGCTGGCCactggctcccccacccctggaccCCCATGAACCTGAACGGCCTTTCTTTGAGGGTCCCTTCCTCCAAATGCTGTTTGACCGCATGTCCCGGATTTTAGAACAG GTGATCGGGGACTTGATGCAGAGAATTCAGAGGGTGCCCCAGTTCCCAGGCAAACTGCTCCTGGTGCGCAGGCAGCTGATGGGCCAAGTCCCTGGGGAGCA GCTGGACCACCAGACCTTCCTCCAGGGCGTGGTCGTCCTGGAGGAATTCTGCAAGGAGCTGGCTGCCATTGCTTTCGTCAAGTTCCCCCCACACGGTCCTCACCTGCACCCCTCCAAACCTCCGGAAGGGCATGTCTGA
- the FHIP2B gene encoding FHF complex subunit HOOK interacting protein 2B isoform X1, producing the protein MLSRLGALLQEAVGAREPSIDLLEAFVEHWKGITNYYIESTDENTPAKKTDIPWRLKQMLDILVYEEKQQAAAGETGPCLEYLLQHKILETLCTLGKAEYPPGMRQQVLQFFSKVLAQVQHPLLHYLNVHRPVQKLLRLGGTVPGSLTEKEEVQFTTVLCSKIQQDPALLTYILEGKKTIGRKASREATAPLREAASVRDKDRPHIKAPDKGTCGAWASSAQLPAETEEPDGAIGESSLITTLIGLCKSKKGRVALKARENLLLLVSVASQAAAAYLVQSSPCCPAIVEYLCQLYQSLPSSLDPADIAALEGISWRLPSAPSDEASFPGKEALAAFLGWFDYCDHLITEAHTVVSDALAKAVAEKLFVEILQPQLLHVSEQSVLMSTALLTVMLRQLRSPALLREAVAFLLGMDQQPAAPEDSPRTLCAHLIRHCDHLSDEISIATLRLFEELLQKPHEHIVRSLILCHLEGRSYVARGSPEPESYEDTLDLEEDPYFTDSFLDSGFQPSVKPPPAPATNPDGKTAVTEIVNRVLSLSFLCLVPEEAKTSAFLEETGYDTYVHDAYGLFQECSSRVTPWGWPLAPPPLDPHEPERPFFEGPFLQMLFDRMSRILEQPYSLNLQVTSVLSRLALFPHPLIHEYLLDPYTNLAPGCRSLFSVLVRVIGDLMQRIQRVPQFPGKLLLVRRQLMGQVPGEQLDHQTFLQGVVVLEEFCKELAAIAFVKFPPHGPHLHPSKPPEGHV; encoded by the exons ATGCTGAGCCGGCTCGGGGCGCTGCTGCAGGAAGCCGTGGGGGCG CGGGAGCCCAGCATTGACCTGCTGGAGGCCTTCGTGGAACACTGGAAGGGCATCACGAACTACTACATCGAAAGCACAG ATGAAAACACCCCCGCCAAGAAAACAGATATTCCCTGGCGGCTGAAGCAGATGCTGGATATCCTGGTGTACGAGGAGAAGCAGCAGGCAGCGGCTGGCGAGACGGGGCCCTGCCTGGAGTACCTGCTGCAGCACAAGATCCTGGAGACCCTGTGCACACTGGGCAAGGCCGAG TACCCACCTGGCATGCGGCAGCAGGTGCTCCAGTTCTTCAGCAAGGTTCTGGCCCAAGTGCAACACCCGCTCCTGCATTACCTCAACGTCCACAGACCCGTGCAG AAACTTCTCCGACTTGGTGGGACAGTTCCTGGATCCCTCACAGAAAAGGAGGAGGTGCAGTTCACCACTGTCCTCTGCTCCAAGATCCAGCAGGACCCAGCGCTGCTCACCTACATCCTAGAA GGTAAAAAGACTATTGGTAGGAAGGCATCCAGAGAAGCCACCGCCCCTCTGAGAGAGGCAGCCAGTGTCAGGGACAAGGACCGCCCGCACATCAAGGCTCCCGACAAGGGTACCTGCGGGGCCTGGGCCTCAAGCGCCCAGCTGCCTGCTGAGACCGAGGAGCCAGATGGAGCGATTGGGGAGAGCAGCCTCATTACCACCCTGATTGGCTTGTGCAAGAGCAAG AAAGGTCGGGTGGCCCTGAAGGCCCGGGAGAACCTGCTGCTCCTGGTAAGCGTGGCGTCCCAGGCGGCCGCTGCCTACCTGGTACAGAGCAGCCCTTGTTGTCCTGCCATCGTCGAGTACCTCTGCCAGCTGTACCAGTCTCTACCCAGCTCCCTGGACCCTGCAGACATTGCTGCTTTAGAGGGCATCAGCTGGAG GTTACCTAGCGCCCCGTCTGATGAGGCTTCCTTCCCCGGCAAGGAGGCCTTGGCTGCGTTTTTGGGCTGGTTTGACTACTGTGACCACCTCATCACAGAGGCACACACG GTGGTTTCGGATGCCTTGGCAAAGGCTGTGGCTGAGAAGTTATTTGTGGAAATTCTGCAGCCCCAGCTCCTACACGT GTCCGAACAGAGTGTCCTGATGTCCACTGCCCTGCTCACAGTCATGCTGCGCCAGCTCCGCTCCCCGGCGCTGCTGCGGGAGGCTGTGGCCTTCCTCCTGGGCATGGACCAGCAGCCTGCAGCCCCTGAGGACAGCCCCCGCACCCTGTGCGCCCACCTCATCAGGCACTGTGACCACCTCTCTGATGAG ATCAGCATCGCCACACTGCGGCTGTTTGAGGAGCTACTGCAGAAGCCCCATGAGCACATTGTCCGGAGCCTGATCCTGTGCCACCTGGAGGGCCGTTCTTACGTGGCCCGTGGCTCGCCTGAGCCCGAGAGCTATGAGGACACCCT AGATCTAGAGGAAGATCCCTACTTCACTGACAGCTTCCTCGACTCTGGCTTTCAGCCCTCCGTGAAGCCTCCCCCGGCCCCTGCCACCAACCCCGATGGCAAGACAGCGGTGACTGAGATTGTCAACAG GGTCCTGTCTCTCAGTTTCCTCTGCCTCGTTCCTGAGGAAGCCAAGACATCGGCCTTCCTGGAGGAGACGGGATATGACACTTACGTCCACGATGCTTATGGACTG TTCCAGGAATGCAGCTCCCGAGTGACACCCTGGGGCTGGCCactggctcccccacccctggaccCCCATGAACCTGAACGGCCTTTCTTTGAGGGTCCCTTCCTCCAAATGCTGTTTGACCGCATGTCCCGGATTTTAGAACAG CCATACAGCCTGAACCTGCAGGTGACCTCAGTCCTGTCCCGGCTCgccctcttcccccacccccttatCCATGAGTACCTCCTGGATCCCTACACCAACTTGGCCCCTGGCTGCCGAAGCCTGTTCTCTGTGCTCGTCAGG GTGATCGGGGACTTGATGCAGAGAATTCAGAGGGTGCCCCAGTTCCCAGGCAAACTGCTCCTGGTGCGCAGGCAGCTGATGGGCCAAGTCCCTGGGGAGCA GCTGGACCACCAGACCTTCCTCCAGGGCGTGGTCGTCCTGGAGGAATTCTGCAAGGAGCTGGCTGCCATTGCTTTCGTCAAGTTCCCCCCACACGGTCCTCACCTGCACCCCTCCAAACCTCCGGAAGGGCATGTCTGA
- the FHIP2B gene encoding FHF complex subunit HOOK interacting protein 2B isoform X4, translating to MLDILVYEEKQQAAAGETGPCLEYLLQHKILETLCTLGKAEYPPGMRQQVLQFFSKVLAQVQHPLLHYLNVHRPVQKLLRLGGTVPGSLTEKEEVQFTTVLCSKIQQDPALLTYILEGKKTIGRKASREATAPLREAASVRDKDRPHIKAPDKGTCGAWASSAQLPAETEEPDGAIGESSLITTLIGLCKSKKGRVALKARENLLLLVSVASQAAAAYLVQSSPCCPAIVEYLCQLYQSLPSSLDPADIAALEGISWRLPSAPSDEASFPGKEALAAFLGWFDYCDHLITEAHTVVSDALAKAVAEKLFVEILQPQLLHVSEQSVLMSTALLTVMLRQLRSPALLREAVAFLLGMDQQPAAPEDSPRTLCAHLIRHCDHLSDEISIATLRLFEELLQKPHEHIVRSLILCHLEGRSYVARGSPEPESYEDTLDLEEDPYFTDSFLDSGFQPSVKPPPAPATNPDGKTAVTEIVNRVLSLSFLCLVPEEAKTSAFLEETGYDTYVHDAYGLFQECSSRVTPWGWPLAPPPLDPHEPERPFFEGPFLQMLFDRMSRILEQPYSLNLQVTSVLSRLALFPHPLIHEYLLDPYTNLAPGCRSLFSVLVRVIGDLMQRIQRVPQFPGKLLLVRRQLMGQVPGEQLDHQTFLQGVVVLEEFCKELAAIAFVKFPPHGPHLHPSKPPEGHV from the exons ATGCTGGATATCCTGGTGTACGAGGAGAAGCAGCAGGCAGCGGCTGGCGAGACGGGGCCCTGCCTGGAGTACCTGCTGCAGCACAAGATCCTGGAGACCCTGTGCACACTGGGCAAGGCCGAG TACCCACCTGGCATGCGGCAGCAGGTGCTCCAGTTCTTCAGCAAGGTTCTGGCCCAAGTGCAACACCCGCTCCTGCATTACCTCAACGTCCACAGACCCGTGCAG AAACTTCTCCGACTTGGTGGGACAGTTCCTGGATCCCTCACAGAAAAGGAGGAGGTGCAGTTCACCACTGTCCTCTGCTCCAAGATCCAGCAGGACCCAGCGCTGCTCACCTACATCCTAGAA GGTAAAAAGACTATTGGTAGGAAGGCATCCAGAGAAGCCACCGCCCCTCTGAGAGAGGCAGCCAGTGTCAGGGACAAGGACCGCCCGCACATCAAGGCTCCCGACAAGGGTACCTGCGGGGCCTGGGCCTCAAGCGCCCAGCTGCCTGCTGAGACCGAGGAGCCAGATGGAGCGATTGGGGAGAGCAGCCTCATTACCACCCTGATTGGCTTGTGCAAGAGCAAG AAAGGTCGGGTGGCCCTGAAGGCCCGGGAGAACCTGCTGCTCCTGGTAAGCGTGGCGTCCCAGGCGGCCGCTGCCTACCTGGTACAGAGCAGCCCTTGTTGTCCTGCCATCGTCGAGTACCTCTGCCAGCTGTACCAGTCTCTACCCAGCTCCCTGGACCCTGCAGACATTGCTGCTTTAGAGGGCATCAGCTGGAG GTTACCTAGCGCCCCGTCTGATGAGGCTTCCTTCCCCGGCAAGGAGGCCTTGGCTGCGTTTTTGGGCTGGTTTGACTACTGTGACCACCTCATCACAGAGGCACACACG GTGGTTTCGGATGCCTTGGCAAAGGCTGTGGCTGAGAAGTTATTTGTGGAAATTCTGCAGCCCCAGCTCCTACACGT GTCCGAACAGAGTGTCCTGATGTCCACTGCCCTGCTCACAGTCATGCTGCGCCAGCTCCGCTCCCCGGCGCTGCTGCGGGAGGCTGTGGCCTTCCTCCTGGGCATGGACCAGCAGCCTGCAGCCCCTGAGGACAGCCCCCGCACCCTGTGCGCCCACCTCATCAGGCACTGTGACCACCTCTCTGATGAG ATCAGCATCGCCACACTGCGGCTGTTTGAGGAGCTACTGCAGAAGCCCCATGAGCACATTGTCCGGAGCCTGATCCTGTGCCACCTGGAGGGCCGTTCTTACGTGGCCCGTGGCTCGCCTGAGCCCGAGAGCTATGAGGACACCCT AGATCTAGAGGAAGATCCCTACTTCACTGACAGCTTCCTCGACTCTGGCTTTCAGCCCTCCGTGAAGCCTCCCCCGGCCCCTGCCACCAACCCCGATGGCAAGACAGCGGTGACTGAGATTGTCAACAG GGTCCTGTCTCTCAGTTTCCTCTGCCTCGTTCCTGAGGAAGCCAAGACATCGGCCTTCCTGGAGGAGACGGGATATGACACTTACGTCCACGATGCTTATGGACTG TTCCAGGAATGCAGCTCCCGAGTGACACCCTGGGGCTGGCCactggctcccccacccctggaccCCCATGAACCTGAACGGCCTTTCTTTGAGGGTCCCTTCCTCCAAATGCTGTTTGACCGCATGTCCCGGATTTTAGAACAG CCATACAGCCTGAACCTGCAGGTGACCTCAGTCCTGTCCCGGCTCgccctcttcccccacccccttatCCATGAGTACCTCCTGGATCCCTACACCAACTTGGCCCCTGGCTGCCGAAGCCTGTTCTCTGTGCTCGTCAGG GTGATCGGGGACTTGATGCAGAGAATTCAGAGGGTGCCCCAGTTCCCAGGCAAACTGCTCCTGGTGCGCAGGCAGCTGATGGGCCAAGTCCCTGGGGAGCA GCTGGACCACCAGACCTTCCTCCAGGGCGTGGTCGTCCTGGAGGAATTCTGCAAGGAGCTGGCTGCCATTGCTTTCGTCAAGTTCCCCCCACACGGTCCTCACCTGCACCCCTCCAAACCTCCGGAAGGGCATGTCTGA
- the FHIP2B gene encoding FHF complex subunit HOOK interacting protein 2B isoform X5: MFNNNKYPPGMRQQVLQFFSKVLAQVQHPLLHYLNVHRPVQKLLRLGGTVPGSLTEKEEVQFTTVLCSKIQQDPALLTYILEGKKTIGRKASREATAPLREAASVRDKDRPHIKAPDKGTCGAWASSAQLPAETEEPDGAIGESSLITTLIGLCKSKKGRVALKARENLLLLVSVASQAAAAYLVQSSPCCPAIVEYLCQLYQSLPSSLDPADIAALEGISWRLPSAPSDEASFPGKEALAAFLGWFDYCDHLITEAHTVVSDALAKAVAEKLFVEILQPQLLHVSEQSVLMSTALLTVMLRQLRSPALLREAVAFLLGMDQQPAAPEDSPRTLCAHLIRHCDHLSDEISIATLRLFEELLQKPHEHIVRSLILCHLEGRSYVARGSPEPESYEDTLDLEEDPYFTDSFLDSGFQPSVKPPPAPATNPDGKTAVTEIVNRVLSLSFLCLVPEEAKTSAFLEETGYDTYVHDAYGLFQECSSRVTPWGWPLAPPPLDPHEPERPFFEGPFLQMLFDRMSRILEQPYSLNLQVTSVLSRLALFPHPLIHEYLLDPYTNLAPGCRSLFSVLVRVIGDLMQRIQRVPQFPGKLLLVRRQLMGQVPGEQLDHQTFLQGVVVLEEFCKELAAIAFVKFPPHGPHLHPSKPPEGHV; encoded by the exons ATGTTCAATAACAATAAG TACCCACCTGGCATGCGGCAGCAGGTGCTCCAGTTCTTCAGCAAGGTTCTGGCCCAAGTGCAACACCCGCTCCTGCATTACCTCAACGTCCACAGACCCGTGCAG AAACTTCTCCGACTTGGTGGGACAGTTCCTGGATCCCTCACAGAAAAGGAGGAGGTGCAGTTCACCACTGTCCTCTGCTCCAAGATCCAGCAGGACCCAGCGCTGCTCACCTACATCCTAGAA GGTAAAAAGACTATTGGTAGGAAGGCATCCAGAGAAGCCACCGCCCCTCTGAGAGAGGCAGCCAGTGTCAGGGACAAGGACCGCCCGCACATCAAGGCTCCCGACAAGGGTACCTGCGGGGCCTGGGCCTCAAGCGCCCAGCTGCCTGCTGAGACCGAGGAGCCAGATGGAGCGATTGGGGAGAGCAGCCTCATTACCACCCTGATTGGCTTGTGCAAGAGCAAG AAAGGTCGGGTGGCCCTGAAGGCCCGGGAGAACCTGCTGCTCCTGGTAAGCGTGGCGTCCCAGGCGGCCGCTGCCTACCTGGTACAGAGCAGCCCTTGTTGTCCTGCCATCGTCGAGTACCTCTGCCAGCTGTACCAGTCTCTACCCAGCTCCCTGGACCCTGCAGACATTGCTGCTTTAGAGGGCATCAGCTGGAG GTTACCTAGCGCCCCGTCTGATGAGGCTTCCTTCCCCGGCAAGGAGGCCTTGGCTGCGTTTTTGGGCTGGTTTGACTACTGTGACCACCTCATCACAGAGGCACACACG GTGGTTTCGGATGCCTTGGCAAAGGCTGTGGCTGAGAAGTTATTTGTGGAAATTCTGCAGCCCCAGCTCCTACACGT GTCCGAACAGAGTGTCCTGATGTCCACTGCCCTGCTCACAGTCATGCTGCGCCAGCTCCGCTCCCCGGCGCTGCTGCGGGAGGCTGTGGCCTTCCTCCTGGGCATGGACCAGCAGCCTGCAGCCCCTGAGGACAGCCCCCGCACCCTGTGCGCCCACCTCATCAGGCACTGTGACCACCTCTCTGATGAG ATCAGCATCGCCACACTGCGGCTGTTTGAGGAGCTACTGCAGAAGCCCCATGAGCACATTGTCCGGAGCCTGATCCTGTGCCACCTGGAGGGCCGTTCTTACGTGGCCCGTGGCTCGCCTGAGCCCGAGAGCTATGAGGACACCCT AGATCTAGAGGAAGATCCCTACTTCACTGACAGCTTCCTCGACTCTGGCTTTCAGCCCTCCGTGAAGCCTCCCCCGGCCCCTGCCACCAACCCCGATGGCAAGACAGCGGTGACTGAGATTGTCAACAG GGTCCTGTCTCTCAGTTTCCTCTGCCTCGTTCCTGAGGAAGCCAAGACATCGGCCTTCCTGGAGGAGACGGGATATGACACTTACGTCCACGATGCTTATGGACTG TTCCAGGAATGCAGCTCCCGAGTGACACCCTGGGGCTGGCCactggctcccccacccctggaccCCCATGAACCTGAACGGCCTTTCTTTGAGGGTCCCTTCCTCCAAATGCTGTTTGACCGCATGTCCCGGATTTTAGAACAG CCATACAGCCTGAACCTGCAGGTGACCTCAGTCCTGTCCCGGCTCgccctcttcccccacccccttatCCATGAGTACCTCCTGGATCCCTACACCAACTTGGCCCCTGGCTGCCGAAGCCTGTTCTCTGTGCTCGTCAGG GTGATCGGGGACTTGATGCAGAGAATTCAGAGGGTGCCCCAGTTCCCAGGCAAACTGCTCCTGGTGCGCAGGCAGCTGATGGGCCAAGTCCCTGGGGAGCA GCTGGACCACCAGACCTTCCTCCAGGGCGTGGTCGTCCTGGAGGAATTCTGCAAGGAGCTGGCTGCCATTGCTTTCGTCAAGTTCCCCCCACACGGTCCTCACCTGCACCCCTCCAAACCTCCGGAAGGGCATGTCTGA